Proteins from a single region of Gemmatimonadaceae bacterium:
- a CDS encoding ABC transporter permease, producing the protein MSALRGVRAFVIRLVGAGRAALGSRRADDDLRAELEAHLEMDIAEHVRRGMSPDEARRAALIAAGGVTLAVEAVRERRGLPQIEQWATDLRYAMRTLRNKPAYTIAMILTLALGIGANSAMFTIVNAVVFRPLPYPDADRIVAISLGRPGEDRHVVDDRNYFAWLESAKSVDLAATSYTTAVFALPDGAVDVPGARATRDYFAVFGATPILGRTFNDDELRQPGIPAIILGERLWRASFNADPAIVGKSASVDGHAATIVGVMPAWFQDRGAEWWRPYRIEPPTGRATFFYTPIARLRSGYTMDAARAELTTITERVREDRIGAEQGLRPILMTLHERRYGNRRKPLLVLFAAVGVLLAIACANLANLTLARAAGRQRELSLRLVLGAGRWRVVRGLLCESVLLSLGGALAGLLVARGAVAYAIRLSPASVGNMQGIHIDSAVLLFTLLMAVATSVAFGLVPAIVASRGDVHAALATSAPRSAGSAAQLVVRRLLVVAQLATALVLLTGAGLVARTFWRVAAIDPGFRPSGAFLFGIRLPSSRYTEARPDVFYRTLIERVRGLPGVRSAALTDGPPLAYGVRMRYGTHDVNGDTIPRIDVVAAGRDYFETIGATLLHGRTFTDADRAGALPVAVVDAALARRMFGTTDVLGRTLPYLDHPLRIVGVARDVLHDDLEQGAAPTAYLPIGQSGVETFETVIVRATTPAESLEPTIIAIVRSMDPALAPPKFDTMEHVVDQALAPRQFTFFLLGAFAGLAALLAVIGLYGMLADLVLQRTREIGIRVALGADPRRVTRLVLGQGVTLAVMGTAIGFGVAMFGVRVMRTMVFGTSVYDPFTFAAVAGLLIGVSVIAAWIPARRASRVDPVRALRAE; encoded by the coding sequence ATGAGCGCGCTGCGCGGCGTGCGCGCGTTCGTCATTCGTCTCGTGGGCGCCGGCCGCGCGGCACTCGGCTCCCGACGGGCCGACGACGATCTGCGCGCCGAGCTCGAGGCGCATCTCGAGATGGACATCGCCGAGCATGTACGGCGAGGCATGTCGCCGGACGAAGCTCGGCGGGCTGCGCTCATCGCGGCCGGCGGCGTGACGCTCGCCGTCGAGGCCGTGCGCGAACGGCGCGGCCTGCCACAGATCGAGCAATGGGCAACGGACCTCCGCTACGCGATGCGTACGCTTCGCAACAAGCCTGCGTATACCATCGCGATGATTCTCACGCTCGCGCTGGGCATCGGCGCGAACAGCGCGATGTTCACGATCGTGAACGCGGTGGTGTTCCGTCCACTGCCATATCCCGATGCCGATCGCATCGTCGCGATCTCGCTCGGCCGGCCGGGCGAGGATCGGCACGTCGTCGACGATCGTAACTATTTCGCGTGGCTCGAGTCGGCGAAGTCGGTCGATCTCGCCGCGACGTCATATACCACCGCCGTGTTCGCGCTACCCGATGGCGCGGTCGATGTACCCGGCGCGCGCGCGACGCGCGACTACTTCGCCGTGTTTGGCGCGACTCCGATTCTCGGGCGAACGTTCAATGACGACGAGCTTCGGCAGCCCGGCATTCCCGCGATCATCCTTGGCGAGCGACTGTGGCGCGCGTCGTTCAACGCCGATCCCGCGATCGTCGGCAAGAGCGCGAGCGTCGATGGCCATGCCGCGACGATCGTGGGCGTCATGCCCGCGTGGTTTCAGGATCGCGGCGCCGAGTGGTGGCGGCCGTATCGGATCGAGCCGCCGACCGGGCGCGCGACGTTCTTCTACACGCCGATCGCTCGGCTGCGGTCGGGCTATACCATGGATGCGGCGCGCGCCGAACTGACGACGATCACCGAGCGAGTGCGCGAAGACCGAATCGGCGCCGAGCAAGGGCTGCGGCCGATTCTGATGACGCTGCACGAGCGGCGATACGGCAATCGCCGGAAACCACTGCTCGTGCTCTTCGCCGCCGTCGGCGTGCTGCTCGCCATCGCGTGCGCGAATCTGGCCAATCTCACGCTCGCTCGCGCGGCCGGGAGGCAGCGTGAATTGTCGCTGCGTCTCGTGCTGGGCGCGGGACGTTGGCGTGTCGTGCGTGGCTTGTTATGTGAGAGCGTGCTCTTGTCGCTCGGCGGTGCACTCGCCGGATTGCTCGTGGCGCGCGGGGCCGTGGCGTACGCCATTCGCTTGAGTCCGGCGTCGGTCGGGAACATGCAAGGGATTCACATCGACAGCGCGGTGTTGCTCTTCACACTGCTCATGGCCGTCGCGACGAGCGTTGCGTTCGGCTTGGTGCCCGCCATCGTCGCGTCGCGCGGTGACGTGCACGCCGCTCTGGCCACCTCGGCGCCTCGAAGCGCCGGCAGCGCCGCGCAACTCGTCGTACGACGGCTGCTGGTGGTAGCGCAACTCGCGACGGCGCTCGTGCTCCTGACCGGCGCCGGCCTGGTTGCGCGAACGTTCTGGCGGGTGGCGGCGATCGACCCGGGATTCCGTCCGAGCGGCGCCTTTCTCTTCGGTATCCGATTGCCGTCGAGCCGGTACACCGAGGCGCGGCCGGACGTGTTTTATAGAACGCTCATCGAGCGTGTTCGCGGCCTTCCCGGCGTTCGGTCGGCGGCGCTCACCGATGGTCCGCCGCTGGCGTACGGCGTGCGCATGCGGTACGGGACGCACGACGTCAACGGAGATACGATCCCGCGGATCGACGTGGTGGCGGCGGGCCGGGACTACTTCGAGACGATCGGCGCGACGCTGCTGCACGGACGCACGTTCACCGACGCCGATCGCGCAGGTGCCTTGCCCGTCGCGGTGGTCGACGCGGCACTCGCGCGTCGTATGTTCGGCACGACGGATGTATTGGGGCGAACGCTCCCGTATTTGGATCATCCGCTCCGCATTGTCGGCGTGGCGAGGGACGTTCTGCACGACGATCTGGAGCAGGGCGCCGCGCCGACCGCCTATCTCCCGATCGGGCAATCGGGCGTCGAGACGTTCGAGACCGTGATCGTTCGCGCGACGACGCCGGCTGAATCACTCGAGCCGACGATCATCGCGATCGTGAGAAGCATGGACCCGGCGCTCGCGCCTCCCAAGTTCGACACGATGGAGCACGTGGTCGACCAGGCGCTCGCTCCGCGACAGTTCACGTTCTTCCTGCTCGGTGCATTTGCGGGGCTCGCCGCGTTGTTGGCCGTGATCGGTCTGTACGGCATGCTCGCCGATCTCGTCTTGCAGCGGACGCGCGAGATCGGCATTCGCGTTGCGCTCGGCGCGGATCCACGCCGCGTCACGCGGCTCGTGCTGGGTCAAGGTGTGACACTGGCCGTCATGGGCACGGCGATCGGATTCGGCGTCGCCATGTTCGGGGTGCGAGTGATGCGCACGATGGTGTTCGGCACGAGCGTGTATGACCCGTTCACCTTCGCGGCGG
- a CDS encoding BTAD domain-containing putative transcriptional regulator: MTASPTPATPLSLELLGGIELRGIETAAAERVLVQPKLVALLVYLALAGSARRYQRRDHLVALLWPELDQAHSRTALRKAVHFIRGAVGSEMLLSRGDEEIALAEGAVTCDALEFVTHVEAGRLARAMDLYRGDLMPGFHLSGCADFERWLDDQRNDLRERAGGTALALAQMFEKDSSYTIATKWARRAARFSWDDERVLRRAVSLMDRAGDRSGALRLYDEFAERLKADFGAEPSPETTALIRRMRPG; this comes from the coding sequence ATGACGGCCTCACCCACTCCGGCCACACCGCTTTCGCTCGAGCTGCTGGGCGGCATCGAGCTGCGCGGGATTGAAACGGCGGCCGCCGAGCGGGTGTTGGTGCAGCCAAAACTGGTCGCGCTGCTCGTGTATCTCGCGCTCGCCGGTTCGGCGCGGCGGTATCAACGGCGCGACCATCTCGTGGCGTTGCTCTGGCCGGAGCTGGATCAGGCGCACTCGCGGACGGCGCTGCGCAAAGCGGTCCATTTCATCCGGGGCGCGGTTGGTAGCGAAATGCTACTATCTCGCGGCGACGAAGAGATCGCCCTGGCCGAGGGTGCCGTGACATGCGACGCCCTGGAGTTCGTCACGCACGTCGAAGCCGGACGGCTCGCGCGGGCGATGGACCTCTACCGCGGCGATCTCATGCCCGGCTTTCACCTGAGCGGATGCGCCGACTTCGAGCGCTGGCTCGACGACCAGCGCAACGATCTGCGCGAGCGCGCCGGTGGAACCGCGCTCGCGCTCGCGCAGATGTTCGAGAAGGATTCCTCGTACACCATCGCCACCAAGTGGGCGCGCCGCGCCGCACGCTTCTCGTGGGACGATGAACGCGTGCTGCGGCGCGCCGTGTCGTTGATGGACCGCGCCGGCGATCGCTCGGGGGCGCTCCGCCTCTACGACGAGTTTGCCGAGCGGCTCAAGGCCGACTTCGGCGCCGAGCCCTCACCCGAGACGACTGCTCTCATCCGACGGATGCGGCCGGGCTGA
- a CDS encoding PadR family transcriptional regulator has translation MADRIDVQQGTLSLMVLRTLEVLGPLHGYGIARRIEETSGDRLALNYGTLYPALLKLEQEGFIHGEWGASENNRRAKFYHLTAAGQKQLARETREWRETAQLIESFFALRPERA, from the coding sequence GTGGCGGACCGCATCGACGTCCAGCAGGGCACACTGTCGCTCATGGTGCTGCGTACCCTCGAGGTCCTCGGGCCGCTGCATGGCTACGGCATCGCGCGGCGCATCGAGGAAACGAGCGGCGACCGCCTGGCGCTCAACTACGGAACGCTCTACCCGGCGCTCCTCAAACTGGAGCAGGAAGGCTTCATTCATGGCGAGTGGGGCGCGTCGGAGAACAACCGGCGCGCCAAATTCTACCATCTGACGGCCGCCGGCCAGAAGCAACTCGCGCGTGAGACGCGAGAATGGCGCGAGACGGCACAGCTCATCGAGTCGTTCTTCGCGCTGCGGCCGGAGCGCGCATGA
- a CDS encoding PadR family transcriptional regulator → MEVMPGTLDTLILRGLIWGPRHGYAVARWIEQSSGEALVVLDGALYTALHRMEERELIAAEWGVSPTGRRAKFYRLTPRGRAHLKQETRGWDDYVDAVARVMRTRTQPT, encoded by the coding sequence ATGGAAGTAATGCCGGGCACGCTCGACACCCTCATCCTTCGCGGTCTCATCTGGGGGCCACGGCACGGCTACGCCGTCGCCCGGTGGATCGAGCAGAGCTCTGGCGAGGCGCTCGTCGTGCTCGACGGCGCGCTCTACACCGCCCTGCACCGCATGGAAGAGCGCGAGCTCATTGCCGCGGAGTGGGGAGTGTCGCCCACCGGCCGGCGCGCCAAGTTCTATCGGCTCACGCCGCGAGGCCGCGCTCACCTCAAGCAGGAAACGCGCGGGTGGGACGACTACGTCGACGCGGTCGCGCGCGTGATGCGCACACGCACACAGCCCACGTGA
- a CDS encoding ADOP family duplicated permease produces the protein MPALPDEPRWRRYLRFWRRNVAADVNDELAFHFEQRVAEFMAAGATREAAECRARERFGNERQARDELLSIGKRVNQRRDRMQVLDNVWYDAVFAVRGLRRSHGLAIACIVTIALGVGANGAMFSLADRLFNRPPSGIVRPDELRRLYVRTTWTVGEVAGIRDIFPYPVYTLLDSSLAPRAQVAGYTKPDTVPAVVDNAPMTLHGAYVTTGYMSALGVHPAMGRFFAPDEQVMGAPAYVAVISDRLWHRVFDAAPNVIGKVVEINRQRTTIIGVAARGFDGPDLSATDVWMPFASIPESLNDHDWYTSYFSGTRMRLLVRVAPGTSNEWLESAATTIVRRTVVPEGRGATTNAVRDTGGVMLAGPILESLAPSIKPVPEVAIARRLIGVTIIVLLIACANVASLLLARAMGRRREIAVRIALGVSRARLVSQLLCEGIILAAVAAVAALMVSVWAGNALRALLMPATYWTDSAIDARVVAFIGFIAIATGVLAGLVPAVQASRPELTEALKSGARDGGAGAHRSRLRQLLLVAQVAMTVLLLYGAGLYVHSLMRLRAIDLGFDADRVVYGSAYPLDSTGRYLDWGRFHSPQIGLGLMAAGKRLEGAPAIQAMALSTGGPMEGYSMIGVYFANGERVPSLDKRDPTWNATTSTYLAATGAKMARGRFFTDADRDGAPVLVVNETAAQFYWPRQDALGKCLRVLTAKEPCSVVIGVMRDSHVSDVVEKPVIQLITPFGYDPAGRPRGPNTIIARAKPGQTAVVERLIRGELTRVFGRTAVAYVQSVPALMEPQLRPWHVGLLLFGGFGLLALTVAALGTYSVLSYSVSQRLHEISVRIALGARGADVLRLVVGQGVRLTMIGVALGLLIALAVSRVMQTLLYDTSPREPLVTLGVAALLVAIAAVASALPALRAARVDPVGVLRAE, from the coding sequence ATGCCTGCACTGCCCGACGAACCGCGTTGGCGCCGCTACCTCCGCTTTTGGCGGCGCAACGTAGCCGCCGACGTCAACGACGAGCTGGCGTTTCATTTCGAGCAGCGCGTCGCCGAGTTCATGGCGGCGGGCGCGACGCGCGAGGCTGCGGAGTGCCGCGCTCGTGAGCGATTCGGGAACGAACGCCAGGCGCGCGATGAGTTGCTGAGCATCGGCAAGCGCGTGAATCAGCGGCGCGATCGCATGCAGGTGCTCGACAACGTGTGGTACGACGCCGTGTTCGCGGTGCGCGGGTTGCGGCGATCGCATGGGTTGGCCATCGCATGCATCGTGACGATTGCGCTCGGAGTTGGGGCGAACGGCGCCATGTTTTCGTTGGCCGATCGATTGTTCAATCGGCCGCCCTCGGGAATTGTGCGCCCGGACGAACTGCGCCGGCTCTATGTGCGAACGACGTGGACCGTCGGTGAAGTCGCCGGAATCCGCGACATCTTCCCCTATCCCGTGTACACGCTGCTCGACAGCAGCCTCGCGCCGCGCGCACAGGTTGCGGGATATACCAAGCCGGACACGGTGCCGGCGGTCGTCGATAACGCGCCGATGACGCTGCACGGCGCGTACGTGACGACCGGGTACATGTCGGCACTCGGCGTGCACCCGGCGATGGGCCGCTTCTTCGCGCCGGACGAGCAGGTCATGGGCGCGCCCGCGTATGTCGCGGTGATTAGCGATCGGCTCTGGCATCGCGTGTTCGACGCCGCGCCGAACGTCATCGGGAAGGTCGTGGAGATCAATCGCCAGCGTACGACAATCATCGGCGTCGCGGCGCGCGGGTTCGACGGACCGGATCTCAGCGCCACCGACGTCTGGATGCCGTTCGCGTCGATCCCCGAGTCGCTCAACGATCACGATTGGTATACGAGCTATTTCTCGGGCACGCGCATGCGGCTGCTCGTGCGCGTTGCGCCCGGCACGTCGAACGAATGGCTCGAGAGCGCCGCGACGACGATCGTTCGCCGCACAGTGGTGCCGGAGGGCCGCGGCGCCACCACCAACGCCGTGCGCGACACCGGCGGGGTGATGCTGGCCGGACCGATCCTCGAGTCGCTGGCGCCGTCGATCAAGCCGGTTCCCGAAGTCGCGATCGCGCGGCGGCTGATCGGTGTCACGATCATCGTGTTGCTGATCGCGTGCGCGAACGTGGCGAGTCTGTTACTGGCTCGGGCAATGGGACGGCGCCGGGAAATCGCGGTGCGCATCGCCCTCGGCGTGTCGCGGGCACGCCTCGTGTCGCAGCTTCTGTGCGAAGGAATCATTCTCGCGGCCGTTGCGGCGGTCGCCGCGCTCATGGTCAGCGTGTGGGCCGGCAATGCGCTGCGCGCGTTGCTCATGCCGGCGACGTATTGGACCGATTCCGCGATCGACGCGCGCGTCGTCGCATTCATTGGTTTCATCGCGATTGCGACCGGCGTGCTCGCCGGGTTGGTGCCCGCTGTGCAAGCGAGTCGCCCGGAGCTCACGGAGGCGCTCAAGAGCGGCGCACGCGACGGCGGTGCGGGCGCGCACCGTTCGCGGCTGCGGCAACTGCTCCTCGTGGCGCAGGTGGCGATGACGGTTCTGTTGCTCTATGGCGCCGGCCTCTATGTGCATAGTCTCATGCGACTGCGCGCGATCGATCTCGGGTTCGACGCCGATCGGGTAGTGTATGGATCAGCGTATCCGCTCGATTCCACCGGCCGTTATTTGGACTGGGGACGCTTTCATTCCCCACAAATCGGCCTCGGTCTCATGGCGGCCGGTAAGCGGCTCGAGGGTGCGCCGGCCATCCAGGCGATGGCGCTCAGCACGGGTGGCCCGATGGAAGGCTACTCGATGATCGGCGTCTACTTTGCCAACGGCGAGCGGGTCCCGAGTCTCGACAAGCGCGATCCCACGTGGAATGCCACGACCTCTACCTATCTCGCGGCGACGGGGGCGAAGATGGCGCGCGGCCGATTCTTCACCGATGCCGATCGCGACGGCGCACCCGTGCTCGTCGTGAACGAGACGGCAGCGCAATTCTACTGGCCGCGGCAGGATGCCCTTGGCAAATGTCTTCGCGTGCTCACCGCCAAGGAACCGTGCAGCGTCGTGATAGGCGTCATGCGCGATTCACACGTCTCCGATGTCGTCGAGAAGCCGGTGATTCAGCTCATTACGCCCTTCGGTTATGACCCCGCCGGCCGGCCGCGCGGACCGAACACGATCATTGCGCGCGCGAAACCAGGACAGACAGCGGTCGTCGAACGGCTCATTCGCGGCGAGCTCACGCGCGTATTTGGCCGAACGGCGGTCGCGTACGTACAATCGGTTCCAGCACTCATGGAGCCGCAGCTTCGCCCGTGGCACGTCGGGCTGCTCCTCTTCGGCGGCTTCGGGCTCCTCGCGCTCACCGTCGCCGCTCTGGGCACCTATAGCGTTCTCTCATACTCCGTCTCTCAACGGCTGCACGAGATCAGCGTGCGCATCGCGCTTGGCGCACGCGGCGCGGACGTATTGCGCCTCGTCGTGGGCCAGGGCGTCCGCCTGACGATGATCGGCGTCGCGCTCGGACTGCTGATCGCGCTCGCCGTGTCGCGCGTGATGCAAACGCTGCTCTACGATACCTCGCCGCGCGAACCGCTCGTGACACTCGGCGTCGCGGCGCTGCTCGTCGCCATCGCCGCGGTGGCGAGCGCGCTGCCGGCGCTCCGGGCGGCGCGAGTGGATCCCGTCGGCGTGCTACGGGCGGAATGA
- a CDS encoding S9 family peptidase, with the protein MTLRFRIGAFVVCGALATARAGAQRGSRAMTLDWMLSDSGRRVAQLPQTGWLASGGLVMFDARRSPTERTIERVDLTTGARHVMVDAHSAIASLNALVPASARQVALDWPDAFDATGAHALYVIDGDLFVLDLASARFDRLTHTPTEEHSADFSPDGRMVSFVRENDLFVVDVRTHRETRLTHDGSATTLNGTLSWLYWEEVFGRHDVGYWWSPDSKRIAFLQTDESRVPIATFVDVAPVHPRIITQRYSKAGDPNPRVRVGVIDVRNPSTPAWMHVDAANGLLLRVNWLPGSARLAIETLTRDQHTLTLAFADPVSGRAMHILDEHDSAWVNVHDDLHFLRDGKSFLWASERDGYYHVYRYDDTGRLLNQVTSGDFAEASSGGVPWVRQSVLGVDEAHDWMYFTSMRQSPTERHLYRVHLDGSGLTRLTTTHGTHQISMSPDATWFVDVHSTADQPPTLEVRGAGATTSGIELASNTGALASFNISYPELIRIPARDGFLMPATIRRPRNFDATHRYPVIMEVYGGASSPIVEDAWYSWTLLYQLLVDKGFLIVQVDNRAATAISKRLEDVAYGTVGRSEVADLGDAATWLASQPWVDSSRIGVWGWSNGGYVTLNLLTRTTQFAAGISVAPVTDWRYYDTKWSEAFLGMPQANPAGYDSASVVLRAANLHGRLLLVHGSYDDNVHPQNEQAFIDALVRAGKTFDYMVYPMRKHEIGDRPARRHLYQTMIEFWERNLLR; encoded by the coding sequence ATGACACTGCGATTTCGTATCGGGGCGTTCGTCGTCTGTGGCGCGTTGGCGACTGCTCGCGCCGGCGCGCAGCGCGGTTCGCGCGCGATGACGCTCGACTGGATGCTGAGCGATTCGGGACGACGCGTCGCCCAGCTGCCGCAAACGGGCTGGCTCGCGAGCGGCGGGCTCGTCATGTTCGACGCTCGGCGGTCGCCGACGGAGCGAACCATCGAGCGAGTCGATCTGACGACGGGGGCGCGACATGTGATGGTCGATGCACACTCCGCGATCGCCAGTCTCAACGCGCTGGTCCCGGCCTCGGCCCGGCAGGTTGCGCTCGACTGGCCGGATGCGTTCGATGCGACCGGTGCGCACGCGCTCTACGTCATCGACGGCGACCTGTTTGTCCTCGATCTCGCGTCGGCGCGCTTCGATCGCTTGACGCACACGCCGACCGAGGAGCACTCGGCCGATTTTTCGCCGGATGGGCGCATGGTGTCTTTTGTGCGCGAGAACGATTTGTTCGTCGTCGATGTGCGCACGCATCGTGAGACACGTCTCACCCATGACGGATCGGCGACCACGCTCAACGGCACGCTCTCGTGGTTGTATTGGGAGGAAGTGTTCGGCCGCCACGACGTCGGCTACTGGTGGTCGCCTGATTCCAAGCGCATCGCGTTTCTGCAAACCGACGAGTCGCGCGTGCCGATCGCGACGTTCGTGGACGTCGCGCCCGTGCATCCGCGCATCATCACGCAGCGGTATTCCAAGGCGGGCGACCCGAACCCGCGCGTACGCGTCGGCGTGATCGACGTGCGAAATCCGTCGACGCCGGCGTGGATGCACGTCGACGCGGCCAACGGCCTGCTGTTGCGCGTGAACTGGCTTCCGGGCTCGGCGCGCCTTGCGATCGAAACGCTCACGCGCGATCAGCATACACTCACGCTCGCGTTTGCGGATCCAGTGAGCGGCCGAGCGATGCACATTCTGGACGAACACGACTCGGCCTGGGTGAACGTTCACGACGACCTGCATTTCCTGCGCGACGGGAAGTCGTTCCTCTGGGCCTCGGAGCGCGACGGCTACTACCACGTCTATCGGTATGACGACACTGGCAGGCTGCTGAACCAGGTCACGAGCGGCGATTTTGCCGAGGCGTCGTCGGGCGGCGTACCATGGGTGAGGCAATCCGTCCTCGGCGTCGACGAAGCGCACGATTGGATGTACTTCACGTCCATGCGCCAGTCGCCCACCGAGCGGCATTTGTACCGCGTTCATCTCGACGGCAGCGGACTGACACGTCTCACGACGACGCACGGCACGCACCAGATCAGCATGTCGCCGGATGCAACATGGTTCGTCGACGTTCACTCGACCGCCGACCAGCCGCCGACGCTCGAGGTCCGCGGTGCCGGCGCGACGACATCTGGCATTGAGCTGGCCTCGAACACGGGTGCGCTGGCGAGTTTCAACATCTCGTATCCCGAGCTCATTCGCATTCCGGCGCGCGACGGGTTTCTAATGCCGGCGACGATCAGGCGCCCGCGGAACTTCGATGCGACGCATCGCTATCCCGTGATCATGGAGGTTTACGGCGGGGCGTCGTCGCCCATCGTCGAGGATGCGTGGTACTCGTGGACGCTTCTGTACCAATTGCTGGTCGACAAAGGCTTCCTCATCGTGCAGGTCGACAACCGCGCGGCGACCGCGATCAGCAAGCGGCTGGAAGACGTCGCCTATGGAACTGTCGGACGCTCCGAGGTCGCCGACCTTGGCGATGCGGCGACGTGGCTCGCATCGCAGCCGTGGGTGGACTCCTCACGCATCGGCGTGTGGGGATGGAGCAACGGCGGCTACGTGACGCTCAATTTGCTCACGCGCACGACGCAGTTTGCGGCCGGTATCTCCGTGGCGCCTGTGACGGATTGGCGCTATTACGACACCAAATGGTCCGAGGCATTCCTTGGCATGCCGCAGGCGAATCCGGCGGGCTACGACAGCGCATCCGTGGTGTTGCGAGCGGCGAATCTCCACGGCCGATTGCTGCTGGTGCACGGGTCATACGACGACAACGTGCATCCGCAGAACGAGCAGGCGTTCATCGACGCGCTGGTGCGGGCGGGGAAGACGTTCGACTACATGGTTTATCCGATGCGCAAGCACGAGATAGGCGATCGCCCGGCGCGCCGCCATTTGTATCAAACGATGATCGAGTTCTGGGAGCGGAATCTTCTGCGATAA
- a CDS encoding type 1 glutamine amidotransferase domain-containing protein — protein MTNDKHSNPGKLGGKRVAILATDGVEQVELTEPRKALDEAGAKTTLISPKSGKIKAWQHDHWGDQLDVDLELGSARPDDFDALLLPGGVMNPDHLRQDTRAVEFVKQIFQAGKPVAAICHGPWLLVEAGCVRDRTVTSWPSLQTDIRNAGGDWVDREVVTDEGLVTSRKPDDIPAFNKKMIEEIGEGIHDRQSTSTSATSSRSARPHPSDESSRLG, from the coding sequence ATGACCAACGACAAACACAGCAACCCCGGCAAACTCGGCGGAAAACGCGTCGCCATTCTCGCCACCGACGGCGTCGAGCAAGTCGAGCTCACCGAGCCGCGCAAAGCGCTCGACGAAGCAGGCGCGAAGACCACGCTCATCTCACCCAAGAGCGGAAAGATCAAAGCGTGGCAGCACGATCACTGGGGCGATCAACTCGACGTCGACCTCGAGCTCGGCTCAGCCAGGCCCGACGACTTCGATGCGCTGCTCCTTCCCGGCGGCGTGATGAATCCCGATCACCTGCGCCAGGACACGCGCGCGGTGGAGTTCGTCAAACAGATCTTTCAAGCGGGCAAGCCTGTCGCCGCGATCTGTCATGGACCGTGGCTGCTCGTCGAAGCCGGCTGCGTGCGCGATCGCACCGTCACGTCGTGGCCGTCGTTGCAGACGGACATTCGCAACGCCGGCGGCGATTGGGTCGATCGCGAAGTCGTGACCGACGAAGGACTCGTCACCAGCCGCAAGCCGGACGACATCCCGGCGTTCAACAAGAAAATGATCGAGGAAATCGGCGAAGGTATTCACGATCGCCAAAGCACCTCGACGTCGGCGACGTCGTCGAGGTCAGCCCGGCCGCATCCGTCGGATGAGAGCAGTCGTCTCGGGTGA